GATTCGCTTAATTGATACCCCGGCCTGTCAACGCTTACGGCGAATTCGGCAGTTGGGAACAGCCAGCTTAACCTTTCATGGGGCGGAGGCTTCTCGCTTTACCCATTCCCTGGGGGTGATGCAGATTGCCCGGCGGGCTTTTGACCGATTGGCGAAACGATATTCAGAACTACGTCCCTATCGTCCTCAGGTGTTGGTGGCGGCCCTATTACATGATTTAGGCCATGGCCCCTTCAGTCATACCGCCGAAGAGATTTTTCAGGGACAGCATGAGCATTGGACTAGGCGGATTTTTCTGGAATCCTCGCCCCTGCGCCAGGCCTTGGATGAATTTCACCCCCAGTTAGCCACAGACCTAGAGAAAATTTATCTAAAGCAGTTTCCGATTCCGCTGGTTTGGCAGTTAGTCACCAGTCAGCTAGATTGTGACCGCCTAGATTATTTAATGCGCGACAGTTACTTTACCGGGGCTTCCTATGGGCATTTAGATCTCGACCGCATTTTAATGGCGATGGATTACGACCCGGTCTCCCAAGAATTAACGGTGAACCAAAAGGGGTTAGCGGCGATTGAACATTATTTGTTTGTCCGTTATTTCATGTATGCCCAGATTTACAATCATCCCAAAAACTTAGCGGCGGCCTGGGGGTTAGAACAAGCAATTTCTCGAGCTAGGGAGTTATTTGGGGTTGGCCAAGTTTGGGCGGATGGGGTGATCGGGGCCTGGTTAACTCAAAACAACCAGGAGTTATCCCTGGAGCAGTATTTAGGGGCAGATGATATTACCCTGGTTTACCATCTCCAGGCCTGGCAGCACCATTCAGATGCAATTTTGGCGGATCTCTGTCGGCGGTATTTAGATCGTGACTTGCTCAAGGCCTGGGATATCAGTAACTTGTC
Above is a window of Pseudocalidococcus azoricus BACA0444 DNA encoding:
- a CDS encoding HD domain-containing protein, whose protein sequence is MLPSRTYHDPLHGAITLDGSDPVEKLLIRLIDTPACQRLRRIRQLGTASLTFHGAEASRFTHSLGVMQIARRAFDRLAKRYSELRPYRPQVLVAALLHDLGHGPFSHTAEEIFQGQHEHWTRRIFLESSPLRQALDEFHPQLATDLEKIYLKQFPIPLVWQLVTSQLDCDRLDYLMRDSYFTGASYGHLDLDRILMAMDYDPVSQELTVNQKGLAAIEHYLFVRYFMYAQIYNHPKNLAAAWGLEQAISRARELFGVGQVWADGVIGAWLTQNNQELSLEQYLGADDITLVYHLQAWQHHSDAILADLCRRYLDRDLLKAWDISNLSDSGQQSKLTQARELAKRFDLDPAYYVTIRTAVSRGYTLYNKGIKVKSPRGLVDINQCSSLVMTLTQPLTKQYLLYPREIEADLQRSP